The following coding sequences are from one Streptomyces sp. NBC_00536 window:
- a CDS encoding HEAT repeat domain-containing protein, producing MTELGEEVQRELCAAVAAFDVDAAERLVECGADAVRALPDGTTPLLRAVTSGSPALVSALLGHEPQVPGAQRVRLLETARELDARGAEAELRRRTRADGPVERRWVEEWWADVEELTLGGLTVRDGYTGVLTTLEAAFGVRTPVAELMARAVRRPDPCHAVWAASRYAVGPRPEGEAWAEVLDFHRHSLAAYRLFVADCLDSREEVVSLGAPWYEEERRLLHAWVAGEPDAGVLAQLLKAFAGEDHLNGDSVGLLHMAHPDPRVRREVPHCFGLLGVPLSDRVRAALHAMAGDPDAGVRSSVADALAYAESTAASREVLLRLLGDAEHDVRLTTAGALAQWAQQGTPEVVEALAALLDEEDQLLRLEGAFGLAIRDDPRTPEAYERVGPLGPEFEHDHRADGLWRWKFRQRPNA from the coding sequence ATGACGGAGCTGGGGGAAGAGGTGCAGCGCGAGCTGTGCGCGGCGGTGGCGGCTTTCGACGTGGACGCGGCCGAGCGGCTCGTGGAGTGCGGCGCCGATGCGGTCCGGGCACTGCCGGACGGGACGACCCCGCTGCTGCGGGCGGTCACCAGCGGATCCCCGGCGTTGGTGTCGGCGCTGCTGGGGCACGAGCCGCAGGTGCCCGGGGCGCAGCGGGTACGGCTGCTGGAGACGGCACGGGAGCTGGACGCGCGGGGCGCGGAGGCGGAGCTGCGGCGCCGGACGAGGGCGGACGGCCCCGTGGAGCGGCGGTGGGTCGAGGAGTGGTGGGCCGATGTCGAGGAACTCACCCTCGGCGGGCTGACGGTCCGCGACGGGTACACGGGCGTGCTGACCACGCTGGAGGCGGCCTTCGGCGTACGGACGCCGGTGGCCGAGCTGATGGCCCGTGCGGTCCGCCGCCCGGACCCCTGCCATGCGGTGTGGGCGGCGAGCCGGTACGCCGTCGGGCCGCGGCCGGAAGGCGAAGCCTGGGCGGAGGTGCTGGACTTCCACCGCCATTCCTTGGCGGCGTACCGGCTCTTCGTCGCCGACTGCCTGGACTCCCGGGAAGAGGTCGTGAGCCTCGGTGCGCCCTGGTACGAGGAGGAGCGGCGGCTGCTGCATGCCTGGGTGGCCGGGGAACCGGACGCGGGCGTGCTCGCGCAGCTGCTCAAGGCCTTCGCGGGGGAGGACCACCTGAACGGGGACAGCGTCGGGCTGCTGCACATGGCGCATCCCGATCCGCGGGTGCGCCGGGAGGTGCCGCACTGCTTCGGCCTGCTGGGCGTCCCGCTGTCGGACCGGGTCCGGGCGGCGCTGCACGCCATGGCGGGCGACCCGGACGCGGGGGTGCGGAGCTCGGTGGCCGATGCGCTGGCCTACGCGGAGTCGACGGCCGCCTCCCGGGAGGTGCTCCTGCGGCTGCTCGGGGACGCGGAGCACGACGTACGGCTCACCACCGCCGGGGCGCTGGCCCAGTGGGCACAGCAGGGGACGCCGGAGGTGGTGGAGGCGCTGGCCGCGCTGCTGGACGAGGAGGACCAACTGCTGCGCCTGGAGGGGGCCTTCGGGCTGGCGATCCGCGACGACCCGCGCACGCCGGAGGCGTACGAGCGGGTGGGCCCGCTGGGCCCGGAGTTCGAGCACGACCACCGGGCCGACGGGCTGTGGCGGTGGAAGTTCAGGCAGCGACCCAACGCGTGA
- a CDS encoding DUF397 domain-containing protein — protein sequence MNAPLTWFKSSYSGSEGGQCVEVAPSTDTVHVRDSKVTDGPTLAVSPAAWAGLTRWVAA from the coding sequence ATGAACGCCCCCCTGACGTGGTTCAAGTCCAGCTACAGCGGGAGCGAAGGCGGCCAATGCGTCGAGGTCGCCCCCTCCACCGACACCGTCCACGTCCGGGACTCAAAGGTCACCGACGGCCCCACCCTGGCCGTCAGCCCCGCCGCCTGGGCCGGGCTCACGCGTTGGGTCGCTGCCTGA
- a CDS encoding helix-turn-helix domain-containing protein, whose product MPPRKRPRPNETAMKMVGALVAAARIAKGMTQRALAEALHIDVETVASIEQGRRALMPAVAEKMDRILGLPGLLTVAANRLPEVDMIPAWAEEYMEREKEALALSWYDTLTVPGLLQTENYARAVLGCRVPFVGEAKIELQTAHRIQRQRILDRPVPPTLSFIIWEAPLRDRIGGVEVYREQLRHLRACADRPTVSLQVLPLGITAHAGLDGSFTLLETPEFQQLAYSETQRGSFLVRDPNEVSILTQKYAMLRSQALNFAETKDLLDRLLGET is encoded by the coding sequence ATGCCACCACGCAAGAGGCCACGGCCCAACGAGACGGCGATGAAGATGGTCGGCGCGCTGGTCGCCGCCGCGCGCATCGCCAAGGGAATGACCCAGCGCGCGCTCGCCGAAGCGCTGCACATCGACGTCGAGACGGTCGCCTCGATCGAACAGGGCAGGCGCGCCCTCATGCCCGCCGTGGCCGAGAAGATGGACCGGATCCTCGGCCTGCCGGGCCTCCTCACGGTCGCGGCGAACCGCCTCCCCGAGGTCGACATGATCCCCGCCTGGGCGGAGGAGTACATGGAGCGGGAGAAGGAGGCTCTCGCCCTCTCCTGGTACGACACGCTCACCGTCCCCGGTCTGCTCCAGACCGAGAACTACGCCCGCGCGGTCCTCGGCTGCCGCGTGCCGTTCGTCGGCGAGGCGAAGATAGAGCTGCAGACCGCCCACCGGATCCAGCGCCAGCGGATCCTGGACCGGCCGGTCCCGCCGACCCTCAGCTTCATCATCTGGGAGGCGCCCCTCCGGGACCGCATCGGCGGCGTCGAGGTCTACCGGGAGCAGCTGCGCCACCTGCGCGCCTGCGCCGACCGCCCGACCGTCTCCCTTCAGGTGCTGCCCCTCGGCATCACCGCTCACGCGGGTCTCGATGGCTCCTTCACCCTGCTGGAAACACCCGAGTTCCAGCAGCTCGCATACTCCGAAACGCAGCGCGGCAGCTTCCTCGTCCGCGACCCGAATGAGGTCAGCATCCTCACTCAGAAATATGCGATGCTGCGGTCACAGGCCCTCAACTTCGCAGAGACGAAGGACCTGTTGGACCGGCTGCTAGGAGAGACATGA